One Fuerstiella marisgermanici DNA window includes the following coding sequences:
- a CDS encoding hsp70 family protein has translation MNVEDAAASKKSEPRFVVGIDLGTTNSAVCYVDTSATETSDNHDTWDVRTLKVPQLVAPGQVEHRDTLPSFHYQPAAGEFSDGELQLPWSNAFAGHFVGTLARDHGIHVPGRMISSAKSWLCHPGVDRTAGILPWQGGDDVDRLSPVEVSSRLLAHVVDVWNHQFPDEPLADQTVVLTIPASFDEVARNLTIQASQKAGLPRVLLIEEPQAAFYAWIDRHRGDWEDRVQPGQKILVCDVGGGTTDFTLIRVKSGADNKVLFHRVAVGEHLILGGDNLDLALAYFIEGRFREEGVSQLTPRQWSVLVRVARQVKEALLSPDAPNQFTVSLPGSGSKLIGGALQTQVTKQQVTDVLLEGFLPQTTFTDVPQSNQSGFREFGLPYAADSAITRYLAEFLRTHAETAAENEMLRDDDHAARPDIVLFNGGLFESALLKQRMTEVLSSWFSEGDREWEPLILNCERLDLAVAQGAACYGMVSRGIGVRISAGLPRTYYLGVETEAGMNAVCLVPAGTEPGTDLDPPEQTFQLQTGRPVEFPVLYSGTRLTDATGTVVESEKEQLTALPPIRTVIRSSDNNAGDTVTVQVNARLTEIGTLDLWCASTTTGERWKLQFDVRSAVRTDVAAHEASAADAEGIVAADTLTQVEAILHSVFGKDGTDKPGGLAKRIGREISMSRSDWPTSLLREMWRVLIELADGRRRSAAHESAWLNLLGFALRPGFGYAMDDWRIDTTWDILRGKLIHATPEVRSQWWIMWRRIAGGLSGGQQNATASQLLSSIRQTAQQMSSGKGKGGPIALHEKDAAEIWRVLGAFEQLPPSVRHELGDIVLQLLPRPKMQPMREALVWTLGRLGSRVPFNGNAQSTVNADTAARWLQQLLSMQLEDVQTLPLAIMQLARRTDDRFTDIPDDVREEAARYLKEMGGYHSLIKLIREAGTTDAETKGALFGEALPLGLTMT, from the coding sequence ATGAATGTCGAAGACGCTGCTGCGTCGAAGAAATCCGAACCTCGGTTTGTTGTTGGAATTGATCTCGGCACAACAAACTCGGCCGTCTGCTACGTTGATACCAGCGCCACAGAGACCAGTGATAACCACGACACATGGGACGTACGAACGCTCAAGGTGCCGCAATTGGTCGCACCTGGTCAGGTCGAACATCGAGACACGCTGCCATCGTTTCACTACCAACCGGCGGCGGGCGAATTCTCTGACGGCGAACTACAGCTTCCCTGGTCTAACGCATTCGCCGGACACTTTGTTGGGACCTTAGCTCGAGACCACGGGATTCACGTTCCGGGGCGAATGATCTCTTCGGCAAAGTCGTGGCTGTGTCATCCGGGCGTCGATCGCACAGCCGGAATTCTGCCATGGCAGGGCGGCGACGATGTCGACCGACTTTCGCCCGTGGAAGTCAGCAGCCGATTGCTGGCTCATGTGGTCGACGTATGGAATCATCAGTTCCCTGACGAACCGCTTGCTGATCAGACAGTCGTCCTGACGATCCCAGCGTCGTTTGACGAAGTCGCTCGCAACCTCACCATTCAGGCGTCGCAAAAGGCGGGGCTGCCGCGAGTCTTGCTGATTGAGGAACCTCAGGCCGCCTTCTACGCGTGGATCGATCGGCACCGAGGCGACTGGGAAGATCGAGTTCAACCCGGCCAGAAGATTTTGGTCTGCGATGTCGGCGGCGGCACGACGGACTTCACACTGATCCGAGTTAAATCCGGCGCGGACAACAAGGTGCTGTTTCACCGAGTTGCCGTGGGCGAACATCTGATTCTGGGCGGCGACAACCTCGACCTTGCCCTCGCCTACTTCATAGAAGGCCGTTTCCGCGAAGAAGGCGTTTCGCAACTCACACCGCGTCAGTGGAGTGTGCTTGTGCGAGTCGCCCGGCAGGTCAAGGAAGCATTGTTGTCGCCCGATGCCCCGAACCAGTTCACAGTCAGTCTGCCCGGATCGGGATCCAAACTGATCGGCGGTGCGTTGCAGACTCAGGTCACGAAGCAACAGGTGACCGATGTTCTGCTGGAAGGCTTTTTGCCTCAAACGACCTTCACCGATGTGCCGCAGAGTAACCAAAGTGGTTTCCGCGAATTCGGTTTGCCATACGCCGCCGATTCGGCCATCACCCGGTACCTGGCCGAATTCCTGCGGACTCATGCTGAGACTGCTGCTGAGAACGAAATGCTGCGTGACGACGACCACGCAGCGCGGCCGGACATAGTTCTGTTCAACGGGGGGCTGTTCGAATCAGCGTTGCTGAAGCAGCGAATGACCGAAGTGCTTTCGTCATGGTTTAGCGAGGGCGACCGTGAATGGGAGCCGCTGATTCTCAACTGCGAACGCCTGGATTTGGCGGTGGCTCAGGGAGCTGCCTGCTACGGCATGGTGTCGCGTGGAATCGGCGTACGGATTTCGGCCGGCTTGCCTCGAACGTATTACCTCGGCGTCGAAACCGAAGCCGGCATGAACGCCGTCTGCCTTGTCCCGGCCGGCACAGAACCGGGCACCGACCTGGATCCGCCAGAACAGACCTTTCAACTGCAAACCGGCCGACCGGTTGAGTTCCCAGTGCTCTATTCGGGGACTCGCCTGACCGACGCGACGGGCACGGTTGTCGAATCCGAAAAGGAACAGCTCACCGCCCTGCCGCCGATCCGCACTGTGATCCGCAGCAGCGACAACAACGCAGGCGACACGGTGACGGTGCAGGTCAACGCACGGCTGACAGAAATCGGAACGCTTGACCTTTGGTGCGCGAGCACAACAACAGGCGAGCGCTGGAAGCTGCAGTTCGACGTGCGTTCCGCCGTTCGCACCGACGTCGCCGCTCACGAAGCCAGCGCCGCAGACGCGGAAGGCATCGTCGCCGCGGACACACTCACGCAGGTCGAAGCCATATTGCATTCGGTCTTCGGTAAAGACGGAACGGACAAGCCGGGCGGACTGGCCAAACGCATCGGGCGTGAGATCAGCATGAGTCGTTCCGATTGGCCGACGTCGCTGCTGCGTGAAATGTGGCGGGTATTGATTGAACTGGCCGATGGTCGCCGCCGCAGTGCAGCTCACGAATCCGCCTGGCTCAATCTACTCGGCTTCGCACTGCGGCCGGGCTTCGGCTACGCCATGGATGACTGGCGAATTGACACCACGTGGGACATTCTTCGAGGCAAGCTGATTCATGCCACACCCGAAGTCCGCAGCCAATGGTGGATCATGTGGCGACGCATCGCCGGAGGACTTTCCGGCGGCCAGCAAAACGCTACGGCATCGCAGCTTCTCAGTTCCATCCGCCAGACGGCTCAACAAATGAGTTCCGGTAAAGGCAAAGGTGGCCCGATCGCGTTGCACGAAAAAGACGCTGCCGAAATCTGGCGAGTCCTTGGCGCATTCGAACAGCTACCGCCGTCTGTCCGCCATGAACTGGGTGACATCGTGCTTCAGTTACTGCCTCGCCCTAAAATGCAGCCGATGCGAGAAGCCTTAGTGTGGACGCTGGGCCGACTGGGTTCGCGAGTGCCATTCAACGGCAACGCTCAATCAACGGTCAACGCCGACACGGCGGCTCGTTGGTTACAGCAATTACTAAGCATGCAACTGGAGGACGTCCAGACGCTGCCACTGGCGATCATGCAACTGGCTCGCCGCACCGACGACCGCTTCACAGACATCCCGGACGACGTTCGCGAAGAAGCAGCTCGCTACCTGAAAGAAATGGGCGGCTACCACTCACTGATCAAGCTAATCCGCGAAGCTGGCACAACAGACGCAGAAACAAAGGGAGCCCTCTTCGGAGAAGCACTTCCCCTCGGCTTAACCATGACATAA
- a CDS encoding methyltransferase domain-containing protein, producing the protein MSATQPTDSLNVDAAVRDRYGAAAEAAEPALCCPVSYDAKYLKVIPDEIIERDYGCGDPSQYLKPGDHVLDLGSGGGKICYIASQVVGPDGYVVGVDINDQMLKLARQYQDEVASRIGFRNTDFRKGRIQDLQLNMELFEQHLQQHPVSSAADWLAADEAAAELREKSPLVASDSMDAVVSNCVLNLVRNEDRYQLFAEVFRVLKRGGRAIISDIVSDEDVPTNLQNNAELWSGCISGAFREDRFLEAFEAAGFYGLEIVNRQEEAWAVVDGIEFRSLTVRAWKGKEGPCLDRHQAVIYNGPWKTVTDDDGHKLFRGERMAVCDKTFKLYTSAPYADQMTPIVPVDDIPIEQAANFDCRRSERRDPKFTKQGKPKLDLLPGTDCCGTTDCC; encoded by the coding sequence ATGTCAGCCACTCAGCCGACTGATTCTTTAAACGTCGACGCCGCTGTACGAGATCGCTATGGCGCGGCGGCCGAAGCGGCGGAACCCGCTTTGTGCTGTCCCGTGTCTTACGATGCGAAGTACCTGAAGGTCATTCCGGACGAAATTATCGAACGCGACTACGGTTGCGGCGATCCATCTCAGTACCTGAAACCAGGCGACCATGTGCTGGACCTGGGCTCCGGCGGCGGCAAGATTTGTTACATCGCTTCGCAAGTGGTAGGCCCCGATGGTTACGTCGTTGGCGTGGACATCAACGACCAAATGCTGAAGCTGGCTCGACAGTATCAGGATGAGGTCGCTTCCAGAATCGGATTTCGCAATACCGATTTTCGCAAGGGACGCATTCAGGATCTGCAGTTGAACATGGAATTGTTCGAACAGCATCTGCAGCAGCATCCTGTCAGTTCCGCGGCAGACTGGCTGGCCGCCGACGAAGCCGCCGCTGAACTGCGTGAAAAGTCACCGTTGGTTGCCAGCGACAGCATGGACGCCGTTGTGTCCAATTGCGTGCTGAACCTTGTCCGCAACGAAGACCGATACCAGCTGTTTGCGGAAGTGTTCCGAGTCCTCAAACGTGGCGGCCGTGCGATCATCAGCGACATTGTCAGCGATGAAGATGTGCCGACCAATTTGCAAAACAACGCAGAACTGTGGAGCGGCTGCATCAGCGGTGCATTCCGCGAGGACCGATTTCTGGAAGCCTTTGAAGCCGCCGGATTTTACGGTCTGGAAATTGTCAATCGCCAGGAGGAAGCGTGGGCCGTGGTCGACGGTATCGAATTTCGCAGCCTGACCGTGCGAGCCTGGAAGGGCAAAGAAGGCCCGTGTCTCGATCGTCACCAGGCCGTCATTTATAACGGACCGTGGAAGACCGTGACAGACGACGATGGCCACAAACTGTTTCGTGGCGAACGTATGGCAGTCTGCGACAAGACGTTCAAACTCTACACGTCCGCCCCCTACGCAGACCAGATGACACCAATCGTCCCGGTCGACGATATCCCAATTGAACAGGCTGCGAACTTTGATTGCCGCCGCAGCGAACGCCGAGACCCCAAATTCACAAAACAGGGCAAACCAAAGCTGGACCTCCTCCCCGGAACAGACTGCTGCGGCACTACTGACTGCTGTTAG
- a CDS encoding M48 family metallopeptidase, which yields MKITLHQPLVNILLCCWLTTIVAGMLLAMGCQTAPVTGRRQLLVMSEEKENAMGLTAYQEVLKEEPVTSDKALIEMVQRVGQRIAAVADRPDFEWEFNVIESPTQNAFCLPGGKVAVYTGILPICQTEAGLAVVMSHEIGHAIARHGGERMSLQTAENKAKEALQYIMREQSDNTQQIVLTAYGAGAQYGAILPYSRKHELEADHIGIMLMAKAGYDPSEGPKFWERFAGEKDGAAPMEFMSTHPSDARRSAALRDLLPEAMSLYQAAPEKIGIGENITVAAPAGAPPNTATDGAATLKGI from the coding sequence ATGAAAATTACTCTGCACCAGCCTCTGGTAAACATCCTGTTGTGCTGCTGGCTGACCACGATTGTTGCAGGCATGCTGCTGGCGATGGGATGCCAGACGGCTCCTGTCACCGGACGGCGTCAATTGCTGGTCATGTCGGAAGAAAAAGAAAACGCGATGGGGCTGACGGCCTATCAGGAAGTCCTGAAAGAAGAGCCCGTCACCAGCGACAAAGCCCTCATCGAAATGGTGCAGCGCGTGGGGCAACGAATCGCGGCCGTCGCTGATCGACCGGATTTCGAATGGGAATTCAACGTGATCGAATCGCCGACGCAAAATGCCTTCTGTCTGCCCGGCGGCAAGGTGGCTGTCTACACCGGTATTTTGCCAATCTGCCAGACCGAAGCCGGACTGGCCGTCGTGATGTCGCACGAAATCGGTCACGCCATCGCACGGCACGGTGGCGAACGCATGTCGCTGCAGACGGCGGAAAACAAAGCGAAAGAAGCGCTGCAGTACATCATGCGTGAACAAAGCGACAACACTCAACAAATCGTTCTCACCGCCTATGGCGCGGGAGCTCAATACGGTGCCATTCTGCCGTACAGCCGCAAGCACGAACTGGAAGCCGATCACATTGGCATCATGCTGATGGCCAAAGCGGGCTACGATCCGTCTGAAGGTCCGAAGTTCTGGGAACGTTTTGCTGGCGAAAAAGACGGTGCCGCACCTATGGAATTTATGTCCACTCACCCGTCTGACGCCCGCCGTTCGGCCGCACTGCGAGACCTCTTGCCGGAAGCGATGAGTCTGTATCAGGCAGCACCAGAAAAGATCGGCATCGGCGAAAACATCACCGTAGCGGCACCCGCCGGAGCACCGCCCAACACGGCCACAGACGGTGCTGCAACTCTGAAGGGCATTTAG
- a CDS encoding FMN-binding glutamate synthase family protein, with product MPIVWVVVGLLLLITLYDVIQTKHAILRNFPVIGHFRYLLEMVGPELRQYIVTNNDEERPFTRDQRTWVYASAKKQNNYFGFGTDNDLESSPNYLIIKQSTFPLPEIRKGQPGYDENHTVPCAKVLGAARGRKHAFRPDSVINVSGMSYGSLSGAAVEAINRGCALARCLHNTGEGAIAKHHNHDGELIWQIGTGYFGCRDDFGRFDLQKFKDNVSRNRVKAVEIKLSQGAKPGMGGLLPAAKITPEIAAIRGIPMGRDCISPSSHSAFRDVDSMLDFVEMLADETGVPIGIKSAIGDQGFWSELAEQMQSTNRGVDYIAVDGGEGGTGAAPLVFSDHVAMPFKLAFVRVYREFIQRDLHHGVLFVGAGRLGFPEEAALAFSLGCDMIHVAREAMLAIGCIQAQRCHTGHCPTGVATQNRWLMRGLDPTDKGARLANYVATLRKELLQLAHVCGHAHPGFLTPDQCEILDDRFNTQVARDVFRIGDNAAWGLPSESQMAQTATLMKITEAAETTTA from the coding sequence ATGCCTATTGTCTGGGTTGTGGTTGGCTTATTGTTGTTGATCACGTTGTATGACGTGATTCAGACGAAGCATGCGATCCTGCGCAACTTCCCGGTGATCGGGCACTTTCGTTACCTACTGGAAATGGTGGGGCCTGAGCTGCGGCAGTACATCGTCACTAACAACGACGAAGAACGCCCATTCACTCGCGATCAACGGACGTGGGTGTACGCATCCGCCAAAAAGCAGAACAACTATTTTGGCTTCGGCACCGACAACGACCTGGAATCATCGCCGAACTATTTGATCATTAAACAGTCGACGTTTCCTCTGCCCGAAATTCGCAAAGGCCAACCCGGCTACGACGAAAACCACACCGTCCCCTGCGCAAAAGTGTTGGGAGCGGCTCGAGGGAGGAAGCACGCGTTTCGGCCGGATTCCGTCATCAACGTTTCCGGCATGAGCTACGGTTCATTAAGCGGCGCAGCGGTGGAAGCCATCAATCGCGGCTGTGCTTTGGCTCGCTGCCTGCACAACACGGGCGAGGGCGCGATTGCGAAGCACCACAATCATGACGGCGAATTAATCTGGCAGATCGGCACCGGCTACTTTGGTTGTCGCGACGACTTCGGCCGCTTTGATCTGCAGAAGTTCAAAGACAACGTCAGCCGGAATCGCGTGAAGGCGGTGGAAATCAAACTGTCTCAGGGAGCCAAGCCTGGGATGGGAGGATTGCTTCCGGCTGCCAAAATCACGCCGGAAATCGCGGCGATTCGAGGCATCCCGATGGGGCGAGACTGTATCAGTCCGTCCAGTCATTCGGCGTTTCGAGACGTGGATTCGATGCTGGATTTCGTAGAAATGCTTGCCGACGAAACCGGCGTTCCCATTGGGATCAAGTCGGCGATTGGTGATCAGGGTTTCTGGTCAGAACTGGCAGAGCAGATGCAGTCCACAAATCGCGGCGTGGATTATATCGCGGTTGACGGCGGCGAAGGCGGCACCGGCGCTGCACCGCTGGTTTTTTCAGACCACGTCGCAATGCCGTTTAAGCTGGCGTTTGTTCGAGTCTACCGGGAGTTCATTCAGCGAGACCTGCATCACGGCGTGTTGTTTGTCGGAGCGGGGCGGTTGGGGTTTCCGGAAGAAGCGGCGCTCGCGTTTTCGCTGGGCTGCGACATGATTCATGTGGCTCGCGAAGCCATGCTGGCCATCGGCTGCATCCAGGCTCAACGCTGCCACACCGGTCACTGTCCCACCGGAGTCGCCACTCAAAACCGCTGGCTGATGCGAGGGCTGGACCCAACCGACAAGGGGGCTCGCCTTGCCAACTATGTCGCGACGTTGCGCAAAGAGTTGCTTCAACTGGCTCACGTCTGCGGCCATGCTCACCCGGGATTCCTGACGCCGGATCAGTGCGAAATTCTGGACGACCGCTTCAACACTCAGGTGGCGCGCGATGTCTTCAGGATCGGCGACAACGCGGCCTGGGGATTGCCATCGGAAAGTCAGATGGCTCAAACAGCCACACTGATGAAGATTACGGAAGCAGCCGAAACCACGACGGCGTGA
- a CDS encoding SGNH/GDSL hydrolase family protein — protein sequence MPTSLSRRTFLGTSAAGLAATGLPAFAFQEKPEIKWHDVQEWGVEGRAFNDTEKYFDRLPGRAKGVVRDAVWGLSRHSSGMMVQFRTDATEIHAHYKVTFRNLAMAHMPATGVSGLDLYARDDDGTWKWVAVVRPNAQEMNVSLVNGLRPGLRDYAVYLPLYNGTEFLKIGVPTDHKFEPIAPRKEKPIVFYGTSITHGACASRPGMPHPAILGRRLDRPTINLGFSGNGKLEKEVGQFLVEIDPAVYVLDCLPNMVAKEVTARTVPIVKQLRAAHPDVPIVLVEDRTYSYSWIKPSSQKRNDTSRAAFKAEYQKLLDAGVGNLSYVDGDLLLNQDRDDTTDGSHPSDLGFYNHAQVLEPVLKKAIAS from the coding sequence GGCACGACGTTCAGGAATGGGGGGTGGAAGGGCGAGCTTTCAACGACACCGAGAAGTACTTCGACCGCTTGCCTGGTCGAGCGAAGGGCGTCGTTCGCGACGCCGTGTGGGGGCTGAGTCGTCATTCGTCTGGAATGATGGTCCAGTTTCGTACAGACGCGACGGAAATCCACGCTCACTACAAAGTGACATTCCGCAACCTGGCGATGGCTCACATGCCGGCAACCGGCGTCAGTGGTCTCGACTTGTACGCTCGCGACGACGATGGAACCTGGAAGTGGGTGGCCGTCGTGCGCCCGAATGCTCAGGAAATGAACGTGTCTCTGGTGAACGGACTGCGACCCGGCTTGCGAGACTACGCCGTTTACTTACCGTTGTACAACGGCACGGAATTTCTGAAGATCGGCGTCCCGACTGATCACAAGTTCGAACCGATCGCGCCGCGCAAAGAGAAACCGATTGTGTTTTACGGCACGTCGATCACTCATGGAGCCTGCGCTTCTCGGCCAGGCATGCCTCACCCTGCAATTTTGGGGCGACGGCTGGATCGACCAACCATTAACCTCGGCTTCTCCGGTAACGGCAAATTGGAAAAGGAAGTGGGGCAGTTTCTGGTCGAAATCGATCCGGCCGTATACGTGCTGGACTGCCTGCCGAACATGGTCGCGAAGGAAGTTACGGCTCGCACCGTGCCGATCGTGAAGCAGCTACGAGCCGCTCATCCAGACGTGCCGATCGTGCTGGTGGAGGATCGGACCTATTCGTATTCATGGATCAAGCCATCCAGTCAAAAGCGCAACGACACAAGCCGAGCGGCCTTTAAAGCGGAATACCAAAAGCTGTTGGATGCAGGCGTTGGTAATTTGTCGTACGTCGACGGCGATTTGCTGCTGAACCAGGATCGTGATGACACAACAGATGGTTCGCACCCGTCAGACCTCGGTTTCTACAACCACGCACAGGTGCTGGAACCTGTGTTAAAGAAGGCGATTGCGTCGTGA